The genomic region TAATTACTCATAAAAAAACCAGCATGACCAGTAATAACAACAACTATTCAGAATCCTCCGGACTGGGAGTATTTTCTATTAGCAAATCAGGAGATTTGACGACAGATCTCAATACTTCCTTCCCTATTAATGTTTCTCCTGAACCCCTAGCAGAGCAACCCATATTACCTACCACACCACCATTAGGTGAACTGCCAAAAATACCTATTAGCGCTAATCCTAATCCCAATCCCTATTTAACCAGCGCCGCTATTGTTCCCGATTTCAATGGTGACGGTAAAACAGATAAAATGTGGGTGAATGTACAAACAGGTGAAATTTTTGTTCGTCTGATGGATGGTACAAGAATCGTAGAACAAGCTTCCTTAGGTCAGTACGATCTAAAAACTTGGAGTTATAAAACCGCTGATTTTAACAGCGATAATAAAACAGACTTCTTGTTGCGCAATGAGACCACAGGTGAAAACCTAGTGGTGTTGATGGATGGCACAAAAGTTGCCAGTTTCCTAATGTTGGATAGGGTAGATCCAGGTTGGAAAGCGGAAATTGGCGATTTTAATGGTGACCGTAAAACCGACATTTTCTGGCGCAATACCACTACTGGTCAAAATGCAATTTGGGAAATGAATGGTACTAAGGTTGTAAATGCTACTATGTTGGAATCAAGGGATGTGGCCCTAACAGCTACCATAGTTGATTTTGACGGTAATGGTAAAAGTGATATTTTTTGGCGTGATAGTTTAACTGGTGCCAATAGTGCTTGGTTTATGAATGGTACTGAAGTCACTAACTATGATTTGCAAGCTCAGGATGGCGCCTGGACTACCACTCTAGGAGACTTTAACGGTGATTTAAAAACAGATATTTTGTGGCGTAATAACACCACTGGTGAAAACAAAATTTGGACAATGAATGGTGTTTTTATCACTGAAGGAGTTGTCAACACTTTAGGTCAGGGTTGGACTGCTAATATCGGTGATTTTAATGGTGATGGTAGAACGGACATTTTCTGGCATAATAGTTCTACCGGAGAAAATACCGCTTGGTTAATGAATGGTACTAGTATTCAGTCTGAGGCCTTTTTACCCAGCAATCCCCCCGGTTTAACAGCTTCTCTTGGTGATTTTAATGGGGATGGTAAAACCGATATTTACTGGAGAGACCAACAAACTGGTGCAGATAAAATCTGGAACATGAATGGTACTATAGCTACTGAAACTCCTGTTGCTGAACTCGATAGGTTGACTCCAGAATGGTACACCGCATAGGTTAGAGGTTTGACGTAACAATACATTCTGGAAAAGGGCGATCGCTTGATCGCCACTTTCCATTGACATGGTTAAGCCAAAGCTATGTTACAATGTGTAGTTAATTACCATCTAACTCCCGGAGAAAATTAGACAGTAACTGCTTACCAGCTATGGTTAACACACTCTCTGGGTGAAATTGCACACCTTGGATGTGAGGATAATTCTTGTGTCGCACTCCCATGACTGTTCCATCTTCTACCCAAGCAGTAATTTCTAATATGTCGGGACAGGTTTCACGCTCAATGACTAAACTATGATATCTTGTAGCGGTAATAGGACTTTCTAATCCTTCAAATACTCCCACACTGTTGTGCATTACTGGAGACGTTTTGCCATGCATTAATTCTGTTGCTGCAACAACTTTACCCCCAAATACTTTGCCAATACTTTGATGACCTAAACAAACACCCAAAATTGGCAAGCTGGAACCCAATTTTTCAATTACATCCAGGGAAATCCCCGCGTCTTCGGGACGACCAGGACCAGGAGAAATCACCACGCCATGAGGTTTTAATTCTCTAATTTCCTCCACTGTAATTTTATCGTTACGAAAAACTTTTACATCCGCAGCAGTAGGAAATTCTACTGCTAGCTCCCCCAAATACTGCACCAAGTTGTATGTAAAACTATCGTAATTATCAATGACTATAATCACAATTCGCACCTACAAGTATTAATTAAAAAGACTAATTAGAATAACTAATTACAAACACTAACTACCATTCTGATGAGAGTATAGTTGTGATTAAACGTAGCAAAGGAGGAAGCAATAGTGTAACTGCTACTATTAGTGATACCATGGCTGAGATAAGCACAGCACCAGCAGCACAGTCTTTAGCCACTTTCGCCAATTCATGATAGGTCTGCTTAACAGTTAAATCCACCAGGGACTCAATGGCTGTATTAACTAACTCCAAAGTTAAAACTAAACCACTTGTAATACTGATTATGGCTATTTCTACCGGTTTAAGATGCAGAAAAATACTCAAACCAATCACAAAAGCACAAGCAGCTACATGAATCCGAAAGTTACGCTGGGTCTGAAAACCATAGCTGATGCCAGCCCAAGCGTATTTAAAGCTGGCAAGTAAGTTAGAAGCTATTTGCCAAGAAAACTCCCTTTCCGAAGATACAATTTTTGGTAAGCGCTTTGGTGGTGTTGGTGGTATTGAAGTCTTGGGGAACATAGGATGTTGGAGATTCAAAAATTAAGTGTAATCAGAATGAGTGGGAGGAGACTGAACACATTCTAAGGGACTAATTTAAATTTGTCATAACTTTAAACAATTTGTGACAGAATTACTATCAATATGGCCATAATAGTCGGATGGAAGGAGATTTTAAATCGTGTTTAAACTGGTTTGAGCGGCGAAGAACCTACTCCTGTTCGTTATAATCTCTACTTAAATATTACTAACAATACCAACTGATTTTAGCAGCATTGATTGTTTGTTTAACATCTCTATCAAACTTTTCTCATCAGGATGATCCCAGCCCAAAAGATGCAATAAACCATGGGCACTCAACCAAGCTAACTCTGTAGTTAAACTATGTTCCCGCTCCTCAGCTTGACTAATGGCGGTATCTATAGATATGACAATGTCACCCAAATATAAGGGTTGACTGGCTAGCATTTCCTCGGTGTAGGGGAAATTATTCTCCAGTGCAGCAAAAGCCAAAACATCTGTTGGTTGGTCTTTCTGACGATATTGGGCATTCAATTCTTGAATTTGGGCATTATTGGTTAACTGCAATCCGATTTCATAACTCAAAGCCCGTGGTAGTTCGACCGCAAGCAGGGTCAACCACTGGCTAAACCATATATGCCATCTATCTTCTGATACTTGATTAGTCAAGTTCAAGTCGTAACTATTTTCAACAAATAACTCAATTTGTAATTGAGTCTGTACTTGGGTTTGGGAGGACACAGAATTTCCTTTATTTAGCGAGTGAGGTATGCCAGACCGACCAAAACAGCTAACAATCCCATGGTAGTTAGTCCGAAATGTTTGAGGGAGGTGCCACCTTTTCTGACCATGTTTCGCATTGCCAGCTTCACATAACTAGGTTTTGATTCGTTTACAGGGGTGTTACTCATAATCTCTGTGCGGTTGTCCTCTAACTGTAAATATTTGAAATACCTGAACTTCAAATTTATCTACCATTATCTAGCTCATTTTCTCCCTTGTCAACTTTACTTGTTCGTTCTTGTTTAATTAGCTCTAATTTAAATATGACCTTGCCAGCGCTTAATGGGTATACAATCAATGTCCAATTGATCCAAAGCACGAGCAACCACAAAATCTACTAAATCGTCTATGCTCTTAGGATTATGATACCAAGCAGGGATGGCGGGGACAACCCTAACCCCTGTTTCAGCTAGGGTAGTTAAATTCCGCAGGTGAATCAAGCTAAAGGGTGTTTCTCTGGGCACAATTACCAGTTTGCGCCCTTCCTTAACTTGTACATCTGCTGCTCTTTCTAGCAAATCGGAACTTAAACCTACCGCTAGTTTCGCTACTGTACTCATGCTACAAGGAATAATAATCATCCCTAAGCTCCTAAAAGAACCACTAGCAATACCAGCACCTACATCGCTCCAGGGATGACAACGTAATTTACCCATGGAGGTGACACCAGCTTGCGATCGCCAGAATTGCTCCTGAGCAATCGGTTCCGGAGGCATACGGATGTTTTGCTCTGCTTGCCAAACTGTATAAGTAGATTTAGAGGCAACTAGTTCTATACTATAATCGGATTCTAACAGAAACTTGAGGGCGCGCACAGCATAAATCAAACCAGATGCTCCAGATACTCCTATAATTAGGGGTCTGCTATGATTGCTGTCATTGTTAGTTTTATCAATGTGATTAGACACGAAGGTTCTCAAAAA from Cylindrospermopsis curvispora GIHE-G1 harbors:
- a CDS encoding FG-GAP repeat domain-containing protein encodes the protein MTSNNNNYSESSGLGVFSISKSGDLTTDLNTSFPINVSPEPLAEQPILPTTPPLGELPKIPISANPNPNPYLTSAAIVPDFNGDGKTDKMWVNVQTGEIFVRLMDGTRIVEQASLGQYDLKTWSYKTADFNSDNKTDFLLRNETTGENLVVLMDGTKVASFLMLDRVDPGWKAEIGDFNGDRKTDIFWRNTTTGQNAIWEMNGTKVVNATMLESRDVALTATIVDFDGNGKSDIFWRDSLTGANSAWFMNGTEVTNYDLQAQDGAWTTTLGDFNGDLKTDILWRNNTTGENKIWTMNGVFITEGVVNTLGQGWTANIGDFNGDGRTDIFWHNSSTGENTAWLMNGTSIQSEAFLPSNPPGLTASLGDFNGDGKTDIYWRDQQTGADKIWNMNGTIATETPVAELDRLTPEWYTA
- a CDS encoding anthranilate synthase component II, which gives rise to MIIVIDNYDSFTYNLVQYLGELAVEFPTAADVKVFRNDKITVEEIRELKPHGVVISPGPGRPEDAGISLDVIEKLGSSLPILGVCLGHQSIGKVFGGKVVAATELMHGKTSPVMHNSVGVFEGLESPITATRYHSLVIERETCPDILEITAWVEDGTVMGVRHKNYPHIQGVQFHPESVLTIAGKQLLSNFLRELDGN
- a CDS encoding diacylglycerol kinase family protein — encoded protein: MFPKTSIPPTPPKRLPKIVSSEREFSWQIASNLLASFKYAWAGISYGFQTQRNFRIHVAACAFVIGLSIFLHLKPVEIAIISITSGLVLTLELVNTAIESLVDLTVKQTYHELAKVAKDCAAGAVLISAMVSLIVAVTLLLPPLLRLITTILSSEW
- the ybeY gene encoding rRNA maturation RNase YbeY codes for the protein MSSQTQVQTQLQIELFVENSYDLNLTNQVSEDRWHIWFSQWLTLLAVELPRALSYEIGLQLTNNAQIQELNAQYRQKDQPTDVLAFAALENNFPYTEEMLASQPLYLGDIVISIDTAISQAEEREHSLTTELAWLSAHGLLHLLGWDHPDEKSLIEMLNKQSMLLKSVGIVSNI
- a CDS encoding DUF3285 domain-containing protein — encoded protein: MSNTPVNESKPSYVKLAMRNMVRKGGTSLKHFGLTTMGLLAVLVGLAYLTR
- a CDS encoding flavin prenyltransferase UbiX; translated protein: MSNHIDKTNNDSNHSRPLIIGVSGASGLIYAVRALKFLLESDYSIELVASKSTYTVWQAEQNIRMPPEPIAQEQFWRSQAGVTSMGKLRCHPWSDVGAGIASGSFRSLGMIIIPCSMSTVAKLAVGLSSDLLERAADVQVKEGRKLVIVPRETPFSLIHLRNLTTLAETGVRVVPAIPAWYHNPKSIDDLVDFVVARALDQLDIDCIPIKRWQGHI